GTTCGGTGACATCGCGGGCCCCGGCGCCGCGACCGGCGCGGATTTCCGCGATCATGCGGGTGTTGCCCTCGATCATCGAGACCAGCATTTCCGGTGCATGCCGATAGGCGCGGTAACGATAGCGCAGGGCCGAGACATCCAATTGCCGCAGCAGCCGCACCAGCACGGAATTGCCGCAACGATCATGCGACAGCATGGTCATCCGCACGTTGGCTTCGAAACCGGCAAGGGAATCGCCGCTGTCATGCGCGCGCTGCATCGCGGAAAGTTCGACCTGCAGCGCATCGGCCACGGCGGTGTGATCGGCAAGCTCGGCCAGCAGCCCGGCACAGGCCGCTTCCAGCGGGGCGCGGCATTGGGTGATCTCGTCCAGGGTCTGCACGGTCATTTCGGTCACCCGCGTCCCGATCCGGGGGCGGCGTTCGACAAGGCCGCGATTCTCCAGGATCTGGAAGGCCTCGCGCAGTGGCGACCGCGACACCCCGAGCTGCGCGCAGATTTCGGCTTCACGCAGCTTTTCGCCGGGGGCGAAGGTTTCGCGCACGATGGCGGCTTCAAGCCGGTCCGCGACC
The Pseudooceanicola algae genome window above contains:
- a CDS encoding GntR family transcriptional regulator, whose amino-acid sequence is MIEPVSQLQLRPIGLEVADRLEAAIVRETFAPGEKLREAEICAQLGVSRSPLREAFQILENRGLVERRPRIGTRVTEMTVQTLDEITQCRAPLEAACAGLLAELADHTAVADALQVELSAMQRAHDSGDSLAGFEANVRMTMLSHDRCGNSVLVRLLRQLDVSALRYRYRAYRHAPEMLVSMIEGNTRMIAEIRAGRGAGARDVTEQLIWRAWEKTRAAFLHSDPSKTTES